One genomic region from Silvibacterium dinghuense encodes:
- a CDS encoding class I SAM-dependent methyltransferase — MPSHSEKTDDQFGRTANAYLSSTVHSQGPDLIAIAEKFTGAAKASVLDLGCGAGHVSFTIAPHAASVVACDLSARMLQVVREEAERRGLENITTRPGKAEQLPFADASFDWVCTRYSAHHWQDVSQAIGEVRRVLKPGGGFLVVDTCAPANPLLDTHMQTLELLRDGSHIRNYTLAEWRGMLEAQGFQIRAHQSWKIDLAFQSWVERMQTPALHVEALRSLLKNAPQEVRDYFHVAEDGSFQSDSLLIEARR; from the coding sequence ATGCCCAGCCACTCTGAAAAGACCGACGATCAATTCGGCAGGACCGCAAACGCTTATCTCTCCAGCACCGTGCACAGCCAGGGCCCGGACCTCATCGCCATCGCGGAGAAGTTCACCGGCGCGGCCAAAGCGTCGGTTCTCGACCTGGGCTGCGGAGCAGGCCACGTCAGCTTCACCATCGCGCCCCATGCGGCATCCGTCGTCGCCTGCGATCTCTCCGCGCGCATGCTTCAGGTGGTTCGCGAAGAAGCCGAGAGACGCGGCCTCGAAAACATCACCACACGGCCCGGCAAAGCCGAGCAGCTGCCCTTCGCCGACGCGAGCTTCGACTGGGTCTGCACCCGCTACAGCGCGCATCACTGGCAGGACGTAAGCCAGGCCATTGGGGAAGTCCGCCGCGTTCTCAAGCCGGGCGGCGGCTTCCTCGTCGTCGACACCTGCGCCCCCGCCAATCCGCTGCTCGACACGCACATGCAAACCCTGGAGCTGCTCCGCGACGGTTCGCACATCCGCAACTACACCCTCGCCGAGTGGCGCGGCATGCTGGAGGCACAGGGCTTTCAGATCCGTGCGCACCAATCCTGGAAGATCGACCTGGCCTTCCAGTCCTGGGTAGAGCGGATGCAGACGCCCGCACTCCATGTCGAAGCCCTGCGCTCACTACTGAAGAATGCCCCGCAGGAGGTACGCGACTATTTCCACGTCGCCGAAGACGGCTCCTTCCAGTCGGACTCACTGCTCATCGAAGCCAGGCGCTAG
- a CDS encoding helix-turn-helix transcriptional regulator — translation MKAKTTSSLGAFIRTRRDRLSPEQVGLAPGFRRRAKGLRREELAALCGISPTWLTWIEQGRTEAVSAETLERIAAALRLSRAERSYLFELAGMRDPERPRVSCDPQLDAILKEAVAKIRTPAYVLDQEWNAVAWNPQAAQLFAEWLGKPKADRNLLRYAFLNPQARSFIVDWPSRAQRLVAEFRGECRAVLDTPEIKREVEELRSRSKEFDLFWSTQNVLEREGGERNFHHPKQGRLSLRQLTLSLAMAPGMKLVILL, via the coding sequence ATGAAGGCTAAAACCACATCGTCGCTGGGCGCGTTTATTCGAACGCGGCGAGATCGCCTGAGCCCCGAACAGGTGGGGCTCGCGCCCGGTTTCCGCAGGCGCGCAAAGGGTCTGCGGCGAGAGGAGCTGGCCGCGTTGTGCGGCATCAGCCCGACCTGGCTGACGTGGATCGAGCAGGGGCGGACGGAAGCCGTGTCGGCGGAGACGCTGGAGCGGATTGCGGCGGCGCTGCGCCTGTCGCGAGCCGAGCGCAGCTACCTGTTCGAGTTGGCCGGGATGCGCGATCCGGAGCGGCCTCGCGTCTCCTGCGATCCGCAGCTGGACGCCATCCTGAAGGAGGCGGTGGCGAAGATCCGGACGCCGGCCTACGTGCTCGACCAGGAGTGGAATGCGGTTGCGTGGAATCCGCAGGCGGCGCAGCTCTTTGCCGAGTGGCTGGGCAAGCCGAAGGCGGATCGCAATCTCCTGCGGTATGCGTTTCTCAACCCGCAGGCGCGCAGCTTTATCGTCGATTGGCCGTCGCGGGCGCAGCGGCTGGTGGCGGAGTTTCGCGGAGAGTGCCGGGCGGTGCTGGATACTCCGGAGATCAAGCGAGAGGTCGAGGAGCTGCGCAGCAGGAGCAAGGAGTTCGACCTCTTCTGGAGCACGCAGAATGTTCTGGAGCGCGAGGGTGGTGAGCGCAACTTTCATCATCCGAAGCAGGGACGTCTCTCGCTGCGCCAGCTGACGCTGAGCCTCGCGATGGCGCCGGGGATGAAGCTGGTGATTCTGCTCTAG
- a CDS encoding PAS domain S-box protein: protein MARLRVERTYIAMIAGTGLAAALHSPGCMEAMQQSWPRWGEAAWNGVTAFCYLGIYTTLVWTLLRLRRGPKLPRLRWLLDWMIAFVISDGATRLARIAAIWLPLRQVELALRVGSVLVGVGLALYLWSAVPHLVETLEEFLAVLAKRQKEAATRTLEAREAAEAANAALAESDARFRLMVEGIKDHAIYTVDPQGMVTSWNRGAQRLMGYTEQEIVGQHFTRMMTPELVMTGEAEVIHARATELRQSEDEGWRLRASGERFWARVSKSALLDEQDQIRGFVVIVHDLTQHRRAERAVREQALRIKAFVESANDGVITIDARGIIDSYNPACERIFGYSAAEAMGKNIKMLMPEPYYSEHDDYLDRYAKTGVRQIIGTAGREVSGRRKNGSTFPMDISISEFRLEDGQHYSGIIRDITELKRVEEALEENRTHRLKMQERFLSHVSHELRTPLTAIYFFVSNVVDGLFGDLTPDQQEQLRLTLENTRQLKDMVSDLLDITRIDTHKLAISSQPSNPARLVLEVLSTCRKNAGEAQVELVSQLEGRLPFVWADPSRVRQILTNLIENAIKFTPPGGRVTVGNQPFHEGDELLCLKVADTGCGIRREDQERIFDRLAQAENANENSRRGLGLGLFLCRELVTRHGGRIWVESEPGAGSTFFFTLPAFSLQQWCERALEQRDGETIQITLLALDLCTHGEAITGELLHDCKRMAERCIHPGQDVLLPITGRERETRPTIFIAACAGAQGIAIIESRIRREFTGAANLAGITVSITATPVHVTQEAAREQQTAEVTAQIEKLIDAHLVVRKEN from the coding sequence ATGGCTCGACTCCGGGTGGAAAGAACCTACATCGCAATGATCGCGGGCACCGGCCTGGCCGCAGCCCTGCACTCGCCCGGCTGCATGGAGGCGATGCAGCAGTCCTGGCCGCGCTGGGGTGAGGCGGCCTGGAACGGGGTCACCGCCTTCTGTTATCTCGGCATCTACACCACGCTGGTCTGGACGCTGCTGCGGCTGCGCCGGGGACCGAAGCTGCCGCGCCTGCGCTGGCTGCTGGACTGGATGATCGCCTTCGTGATCTCGGACGGCGCGACGCGTCTGGCGCGGATCGCGGCCATCTGGCTTCCGCTGCGGCAGGTGGAGCTGGCGCTGCGCGTGGGCAGCGTGCTGGTCGGCGTAGGGCTGGCGCTCTATTTGTGGAGCGCCGTGCCGCACCTGGTGGAGACGCTGGAGGAGTTCCTGGCCGTGCTGGCCAAGCGGCAGAAAGAGGCGGCGACCCGGACGCTCGAGGCCCGCGAGGCGGCCGAGGCAGCCAACGCCGCGCTGGCCGAGTCCGATGCCCGCTTCCGGCTGATGGTGGAAGGGATCAAGGATCACGCCATCTATACCGTCGATCCGCAGGGGATGGTCACCAGCTGGAACCGCGGGGCGCAGCGGCTGATGGGCTACACGGAGCAGGAGATCGTCGGCCAGCACTTTACCCGCATGATGACGCCGGAGCTGGTGATGACCGGCGAGGCGGAGGTCATCCACGCCCGCGCCACCGAACTGCGCCAGTCGGAGGACGAGGGATGGCGGCTGCGGGCCAGCGGCGAGCGCTTCTGGGCGCGGGTGAGCAAGAGCGCCCTGCTCGATGAACAGGACCAGATCCGGGGCTTCGTGGTCATCGTGCACGACCTGACGCAGCACCGCCGCGCCGAGCGCGCGGTACGGGAGCAGGCGCTGCGCATCAAGGCCTTCGTCGAGAGCGCGAACGACGGGGTGATCACCATCGACGCGCGGGGCATCATCGACAGCTATAACCCGGCCTGCGAGCGGATCTTCGGCTACAGCGCGGCCGAGGCGATGGGAAAGAACATCAAGATGCTGATGCCGGAGCCCTATTACAGCGAGCATGACGATTACCTGGATCGCTATGCGAAGACCGGGGTGCGGCAGATCATCGGCACGGCGGGCCGCGAGGTCAGCGGACGGAGAAAAAACGGCAGCACCTTCCCGATGGACATCTCGATCAGCGAGTTCCGGCTCGAAGACGGGCAGCACTACTCGGGGATCATCCGCGACATCACCGAGCTGAAGCGGGTAGAAGAGGCGCTCGAGGAGAACCGGACGCACCGGCTGAAGATGCAGGAGCGCTTTCTCTCCCATGTCTCTCACGAGCTGCGCACGCCGCTGACGGCGATTTACTTCTTCGTCAGCAATGTGGTGGACGGGCTCTTCGGCGACCTGACGCCGGACCAGCAGGAGCAGCTGCGGCTGACGCTCGAAAACACCCGCCAGCTCAAGGACATGGTCAGCGACCTGCTGGACATCACGCGGATCGACACGCATAAGCTGGCCATCTCCTCGCAGCCCTCGAACCCGGCGCGGCTGGTGCTGGAGGTGCTGAGCACCTGCCGCAAGAACGCGGGCGAGGCGCAGGTGGAGCTGGTCAGCCAGCTCGAAGGACGGCTGCCGTTTGTGTGGGCCGATCCCTCCCGGGTGCGGCAGATCCTGACCAACCTGATCGAGAACGCCATCAAGTTCACCCCGCCCGGCGGACGGGTGACGGTGGGCAATCAGCCTTTCCACGAAGGCGATGAGCTGCTGTGCCTGAAGGTGGCCGATACCGGCTGCGGCATCCGCCGCGAAGACCAGGAGCGCATCTTCGACCGGCTGGCGCAGGCCGAGAACGCGAACGAAAACAGCCGTCGCGGACTGGGGCTGGGACTGTTCCTCTGCCGCGAGCTGGTGACGCGGCACGGCGGGCGGATCTGGGTGGAGAGCGAGCCGGGCGCGGGCAGCACCTTCTTCTTCACGCTGCCGGCCTTCAGCCTGCAGCAGTGGTGCGAGCGGGCGCTCGAGCAGCGCGACGGCGAAACCATCCAGATCACGCTGCTGGCCCTGGATCTGTGCACGCACGGCGAGGCCATCACCGGAGAGCTGCTGCATGACTGCAAGCGCATGGCCGAGCGCTGCATCCATCCCGGACAGGATGTGCTGCTGCCGATTACCGGGCGGGAACGGGAGACCAGGCCGACCATCTTCATCGCCGCCTGCGCGGGGGCGCAGGGCATTGCGATCATCGAGAGCCGCATCCGGAGGGAGTTCACCGGAGCGGCAAACCTGGCCGGCATCACGGTCTCGATTACCGCGACGCCGGTGCACGTGACCCAGGAAGCAGCCCGGGAGCAACAGACAGCAGAGGTGACCGCGCAGATTGAGAAGCTGATCGACGCGCACCTGGTAGTACGGAAGGAGAACTGA
- a CDS encoding response regulator, with translation MNTKKILIVDDDQHLLIGLTARLKYHGYHVVTSMDAVSAIAVAKRVSPDLIILDLGLPAGDGFLVLERLKEIPDLSVIPVIVLSARDPVPNKQRSMDAGAVAFFQKPPENHAFMAAVHHALGETTALNVFLTT, from the coding sequence TTGAATACGAAAAAAATCCTGATTGTGGACGACGACCAGCACCTGCTGATCGGCCTGACGGCGCGCCTGAAATACCACGGCTACCACGTGGTGACGTCCATGGATGCGGTCTCGGCGATCGCCGTGGCCAAACGGGTTTCCCCGGACCTGATCATTCTCGACCTGGGCCTGCCCGCAGGGGACGGCTTCCTGGTGCTGGAGCGGCTGAAGGAGATCCCCGATCTGTCCGTGATTCCGGTGATCGTACTCAGCGCGCGCGACCCGGTGCCCAACAAGCAGCGCTCCATGGATGCCGGCGCCGTGGCCTTCTTTCAGAAGCCTCCGGAGAATCATGCATTCATGGCCGCCGTGCATCACGCGCTGGGAGAGACCACGGCACTGAATGTCTTTCTGACCACCTGA
- a CDS encoding phytoene/squalene synthase family protein, whose product MATTDRRQLLGPLLKGVSRSFYLTLSILPAGMRDPVGLAYLLARAADTIADTALIAPGKRLELLLSLRRQVNGEPDAASLREIVDEIATQQKDSDERTLLESLGPALEMIAQFSDADIVAIRGIVSTLTEGMEFDLRTFPEEFSGRVVALEAYSQLDRYTYMVAGCVGEFWTRMTYAHVTARLGEDEATMIERGIRLGKALQLTNILRDCPKDLRISRCYLPQTMLAEAGLSPEDLLRPENSHRARPVLLQLTRIALDHFRAGLEYTTALPRTAVRLRLACVWPIVIGLETFRLLVASECWLDPQHPAKIRRNDVYRIIAGSLPRIPSNRMLRSWIEGLIRDTEEQIRSGR is encoded by the coding sequence ATGGCCACGACCGACCGCAGGCAGCTCCTGGGCCCTCTGTTAAAGGGCGTTTCCCGTTCCTTCTACCTGACGCTCAGCATCCTGCCCGCAGGCATGCGCGATCCGGTCGGCCTGGCGTATCTGCTGGCCCGCGCGGCCGATACCATCGCCGATACTGCGCTGATCGCGCCGGGCAAGCGCCTCGAGCTGCTCCTGTCACTGCGCCGGCAGGTCAATGGCGAGCCGGATGCGGCATCGCTGCGCGAAATCGTGGACGAGATTGCAACGCAGCAGAAGGACTCCGACGAACGCACCCTGCTCGAATCGCTCGGTCCTGCGCTGGAGATGATCGCGCAGTTCTCCGATGCCGATATCGTCGCCATCCGCGGCATCGTCTCCACGCTCACCGAAGGCATGGAGTTCGATCTCAGAACCTTTCCCGAAGAATTCTCCGGCCGCGTCGTCGCGCTCGAGGCATACAGCCAGCTCGACCGCTACACGTACATGGTGGCGGGCTGTGTCGGTGAGTTCTGGACGAGGATGACCTATGCGCACGTCACCGCCCGGCTTGGCGAGGATGAGGCCACGATGATCGAGCGCGGCATCCGCCTGGGCAAAGCGCTGCAGTTGACGAATATTCTGCGCGATTGTCCGAAGGATCTGCGCATCAGCCGCTGCTATCTGCCGCAGACCATGCTCGCCGAGGCGGGCCTTTCACCGGAAGACCTGCTGCGTCCGGAGAACTCGCATCGCGCGCGGCCCGTGCTGCTGCAGTTGACCCGCATCGCGCTCGATCACTTCCGCGCCGGACTCGAGTACACGACGGCATTGCCGCGAACGGCTGTGCGTCTCCGGCTGGCCTGTGTGTGGCCCATCGTCATCGGCCTCGAGACCTTCCGGCTTCTGGTCGCCAGCGAGTGCTGGCTCGATCCGCAACACCCCGCGAAGATCCGCCGCAACGACGTCTACCGGATCATCGCAGGCTCGCTGCCGCGCATACCCTCCAACCGGATGCTGCGCAGCTGGATCGAAGGGCTGATTCGCGATACCGAGGAACAGATCCGCTCCGGCCGCTAA
- a CDS encoding DoxX family protein, whose protein sequence is MKNLARIPLFPAGQDAGLLLLRLLGVTPLLLKHGLEKLFTFSQMAAHFPDPLHIGAVPSLICAMLGDAIASILLLLGLFTRWAALVSLVNLLVAWAFVHHFLFFGHDSDHGELIVLYLAIMATLVVAGPGRYSLDAALFGEK, encoded by the coding sequence TTGAAGAATCTGGCCCGCATCCCTTTGTTCCCTGCCGGACAGGACGCCGGTCTGCTCCTGCTGCGCCTGCTCGGTGTTACGCCGCTGCTGCTCAAGCATGGCCTCGAAAAGCTCTTCACCTTTTCGCAGATGGCCGCGCACTTTCCCGATCCGCTGCACATCGGCGCCGTGCCCAGCCTCATCTGCGCGATGCTCGGAGACGCCATCGCCAGCATCCTGCTGCTCCTCGGCCTGTTCACCCGCTGGGCGGCGCTGGTTTCGCTCGTGAACCTGCTGGTGGCCTGGGCCTTCGTGCACCACTTCCTCTTCTTCGGACATGATTCGGATCATGGCGAACTGATCGTGCTCTACCTCGCCATCATGGCCACGCTGGTTGTTGCCGGACCGGGCCGCTACAGCCTCGACGCAGCGCTCTTCGGTGAGAAGTAA
- a CDS encoding nucleoside deaminase, with the protein MNYEAMLDVAMTEARTGLAEGGIPIGAAIFRADGTLVSSGHNRRVQEGDPSAHGETDAFRRAGRQRSYRELILVTTLAPCWYCSGLIKQFGFGTVVVGESRNFEGGVAWLQEQGVRILNLDSPECVEMLDRYIRNHPEVWNEDIGVD; encoded by the coding sequence ATGAACTACGAAGCGATGCTGGATGTAGCGATGACCGAGGCGCGGACGGGGCTGGCCGAGGGTGGGATTCCGATCGGAGCGGCGATCTTCCGCGCCGACGGGACGCTGGTGAGCTCGGGACACAACCGGCGGGTGCAGGAGGGCGATCCCTCGGCGCATGGGGAGACGGATGCCTTCCGGCGCGCGGGGCGGCAACGCTCGTACCGGGAGCTGATCCTGGTGACGACGCTGGCTCCGTGCTGGTATTGCTCCGGGCTCATCAAGCAGTTCGGATTCGGGACAGTGGTGGTCGGCGAGAGCCGCAACTTCGAGGGCGGCGTGGCGTGGTTGCAGGAGCAGGGCGTGCGGATTCTCAATTTAGACTCGCCGGAATGCGTGGAGATGCTGGATCGGTACATTCGTAATCATCCCGAGGTATGGAACGAAGATATTGGCGTGGATTGA
- a CDS encoding GH92 family glycosyl hydrolase: MAHTEEHPTRELPRYSQIKGPMMPRLFLRKPQLLSAVFLLAASFACTNAWPQKTASPTRDLTANVDPFIGVDWGGNTFVGAAIPYGMVKVGPDMESFDGRRSGFGYASSGYLLGFSHLHLSGAQGKYGNILVTPTTGPLEITDIKTPRSSEVAKVGYYAVELARYHVKAEITSSRRVGFHRYTFPASQQSHIVLNVASALNLGTGWEAQRFLGAEVHVVSDREVQGVARFTGGWNRGGEYKVYYSMVLDTPARDVQTWSGATLSDAKDATAGANTPIGASFNFITHAHQVIQAKVGISFLSAEQARQNVQQEIPAWNFDAVHAAATALWNKELAKLSLSGETASQRRQLYTAMYHIMLMPTDRTGENPDWQSSEPYYDDYYCIWDTFRTSSPLLTLISPDRQRDMIRSLIDIYRHTGYMPDARSGNDNGRTQGGSNSDVVIADAFVKGLKGIDYKTAFAAMVHNAEVPPADAQKEGRGGLKDYNEKGYVTLADERSGSRTVEYSYDDFALAEVACGLGHTREAALYAGRTHNFEHLWDKDMTVEGFHGFLRPRNPDGSWAAPYLVVRGTWPDFFYEGDIWTYSIYAPQDMRRLIAMAGGDAAFVQRLDWTFLRGHFDVTNEPGFLLPVLYNYALRPDHSAEVVHMLLEKAFTDTRAGIPGNDDSGAMSSWLIFSTLGIFPIAGQDVYLISTPSIPDATLSLGNGKKLRIIARNLDPQGLNRFVQSATLNGVDLPNAWFRHAQIQDGATLVLTLGSAPSPTWGRSVPPPSMSDHGSDRGSDPGFQLCPTTTSAEPER, translated from the coding sequence ATGGCGCATACGGAAGAGCACCCCACGCGAGAGCTTCCGCGATACAGCCAGATCAAGGGACCGATGATGCCACGCCTTTTCCTGCGCAAGCCGCAGCTTTTATCCGCCGTATTCCTGCTGGCGGCCTCTTTTGCATGCACAAACGCCTGGCCGCAGAAGACCGCGTCCCCCACCCGCGACCTGACCGCCAATGTGGACCCCTTCATCGGTGTCGACTGGGGCGGCAACACCTTCGTCGGCGCGGCCATTCCTTATGGCATGGTCAAGGTGGGCCCGGACATGGAGAGCTTCGACGGACGCCGCTCCGGCTTCGGCTACGCCAGCAGCGGCTATCTTCTCGGCTTCTCACATCTGCATCTCAGCGGCGCGCAGGGCAAGTACGGCAACATCCTCGTGACACCGACGACCGGCCCGCTCGAGATCACCGACATCAAGACGCCGCGCTCGAGCGAGGTGGCGAAGGTGGGCTATTACGCTGTCGAGCTGGCGCGCTACCACGTGAAGGCAGAGATCACCAGCAGCCGCCGCGTCGGCTTCCATCGCTATACCTTCCCTGCGTCGCAGCAGTCGCACATCGTTCTCAACGTGGCCTCGGCGCTGAACCTCGGCACCGGCTGGGAGGCGCAGCGCTTTCTCGGCGCCGAGGTCCATGTCGTCTCCGATCGCGAGGTGCAGGGCGTCGCGCGCTTTACCGGCGGCTGGAATCGCGGCGGTGAGTACAAGGTCTATTACTCCATGGTGCTGGACACGCCGGCCCGCGACGTGCAGACCTGGAGCGGCGCCACGCTCTCCGATGCGAAGGATGCAACCGCAGGCGCGAACACTCCCATCGGAGCCTCTTTTAACTTCATCACGCATGCTCACCAGGTGATCCAGGCCAAGGTCGGCATCTCCTTTCTCAGCGCGGAGCAGGCAAGACAGAATGTGCAGCAGGAGATCCCCGCGTGGAACTTCGACGCCGTGCACGCCGCAGCCACGGCGCTCTGGAACAAGGAGCTCGCCAAGCTGAGCCTGAGCGGGGAGACCGCATCGCAGCGGCGCCAGCTCTACACCGCGATGTATCACATCATGCTGATGCCGACCGACCGCACCGGCGAGAACCCGGACTGGCAATCCTCGGAGCCCTATTACGACGACTACTACTGCATCTGGGACACCTTCCGCACCTCGAGCCCGCTGCTCACGCTGATCTCGCCCGACCGGCAGCGCGACATGATCCGCTCGCTGATCGATATCTATCGCCACACCGGTTACATGCCCGACGCGCGCAGCGGCAATGACAACGGGCGCACGCAGGGCGGCTCGAACTCCGATGTCGTCATTGCCGATGCCTTCGTGAAAGGCCTGAAGGGCATCGACTATAAGACCGCCTTCGCCGCCATGGTGCATAACGCCGAAGTGCCGCCGGCCGATGCGCAGAAGGAAGGCCGCGGCGGCCTGAAGGACTACAACGAGAAGGGCTACGTCACCCTCGCCGACGAGCGCTCCGGCTCACGCACCGTGGAGTACAGCTATGACGACTTCGCCCTCGCCGAGGTAGCCTGCGGCCTCGGCCACACGCGCGAAGCAGCGCTCTACGCCGGGCGCACGCATAACTTCGAGCACCTGTGGGACAAGGACATGACCGTCGAAGGCTTTCACGGCTTCCTGCGCCCGCGCAATCCCGATGGCAGCTGGGCCGCGCCCTACCTGGTCGTGCGCGGCACCTGGCCCGACTTCTTCTACGAGGGCGATATCTGGACGTACTCCATCTATGCGCCGCAGGATATGCGCCGTCTCATCGCAATGGCCGGAGGCGATGCGGCCTTTGTCCAGCGCCTCGACTGGACCTTCCTGCGCGGCCACTTCGACGTCACGAACGAACCTGGATTTCTGCTGCCCGTGCTCTACAACTATGCGCTCCGCCCCGATCACAGCGCGGAAGTCGTGCACATGCTGCTGGAGAAGGCCTTCACCGACACGCGTGCCGGCATCCCCGGCAACGACGATTCCGGCGCCATGTCGAGCTGGCTCATCTTCTCCACGCTCGGCATCTTTCCCATCGCCGGGCAGGATGTCTATCTCATCAGCACGCCAAGCATTCCCGACGCGACGCTCTCGCTCGGCAACGGCAAGAAGCTGCGCATCATCGCCAGGAACCTTGATCCGCAGGGCCTGAACCGCTTCGTGCAGTCCGCCACGCTGAACGGAGTGGACCTGCCGAATGCCTGGTTCCGCCACGCGCAGATTCAGGACGGCGCCACGCTCGTGCTCACGCTGGGCTCGGCACCATCGCCGACATGGGGCAGATCGGTACCGCCGCCTTCCATGAGCGATCACGGGAGCGATCGAGGGAGTGATCCGGGCTTCCAGCTCTGCCCCACAACCACCTCCGCGGAACCAGAGCGCTGA
- a CDS encoding APC family permease, whose amino-acid sequence MPQLQEETRPGYGLRRHILGPWETLAQSVSAIAPTATPAMTIPLVFALAGNATWLVYLAATLALVLVGLVIGCFGRRSASPGSLFTYVSQSLPPWVAGIAGWALLLAYVATASSVAAGFFNFANVLLHAALGIATPPVVLMSVAVVLAGAMAWRDIKLSAEMMLWMEGASVTCIAVILAVVAARHGLHLDWPQLRLHDATGSGFRLGLVLALFSFVGFESATALGEEAREPLRTIPRAVLQCAIGCGAFFILCIYAEVLGYRDMHLPLDQAAAPLHVLAVHAKVGLLGTLVDIGAMISMFACVLACITAASRVLMLMSHHGFAHKSLARTHARNETPHSAVLVTALATLLPAAGLALRGVSADNIYGWMGSLATYGFITVYALVCVALPLHLRRTEKLSPGVLALSAAGVVAMLLALAGTLYPIPAAPYNWLPYLYLGYLALGLGWQMIAGKGIGYRG is encoded by the coding sequence TTGCCCCAATTACAGGAAGAAACCCGTCCCGGCTACGGCCTGCGCCGTCATATCCTCGGTCCCTGGGAGACGCTTGCCCAGTCCGTCTCCGCCATCGCACCCACCGCGACCCCGGCCATGACCATCCCGCTGGTCTTTGCCCTGGCCGGCAACGCGACGTGGCTCGTCTATCTCGCCGCCACGCTGGCGCTGGTGCTGGTCGGCCTGGTCATCGGATGCTTCGGCCGCCGCTCCGCCTCGCCCGGCTCGCTCTTTACCTATGTTTCGCAGTCGCTTCCGCCCTGGGTCGCGGGCATCGCCGGATGGGCGCTCTTGCTGGCCTACGTGGCCACGGCGTCGTCGGTCGCTGCCGGATTCTTTAACTTCGCAAATGTTCTGCTCCATGCCGCGCTCGGTATCGCGACGCCGCCCGTGGTGCTGATGTCCGTGGCCGTGGTGCTCGCCGGAGCCATGGCCTGGCGCGACATCAAGCTCTCGGCCGAGATGATGCTCTGGATGGAGGGCGCATCCGTCACCTGCATCGCCGTCATCCTCGCCGTTGTGGCCGCGCGCCACGGACTGCATCTCGACTGGCCGCAGCTTCGTCTCCACGACGCCACGGGCAGCGGCTTCCGTCTCGGACTGGTACTTGCCTTGTTCAGCTTTGTCGGCTTCGAGTCCGCGACCGCGCTCGGCGAAGAGGCCCGCGAGCCGCTCAGGACCATCCCCCGCGCCGTGCTGCAGTGCGCCATCGGCTGCGGCGCGTTCTTCATCCTCTGTATCTATGCTGAAGTGCTTGGCTATCGCGACATGCACCTGCCGCTCGATCAGGCTGCCGCGCCGCTGCATGTCCTCGCCGTGCATGCAAAGGTCGGTCTGCTCGGCACCCTGGTCGATATCGGCGCCATGATCAGCATGTTCGCCTGCGTGCTGGCCTGCATCACCGCCGCCTCGCGCGTGCTCATGCTCATGAGCCACCATGGCTTCGCGCATAAGAGCCTGGCACGCACGCACGCCAGGAACGAGACGCCGCACAGCGCTGTCCTGGTGACTGCGCTTGCCACGCTGCTGCCTGCCGCAGGGCTCGCGCTGCGCGGCGTCTCGGCGGATAACATCTACGGCTGGATGGGCTCGCTTGCCACCTACGGCTTCATCACCGTCTACGCGCTGGTGTGTGTGGCCCTGCCGCTGCACCTGCGCCGTACGGAGAAGTTGAGCCCCGGCGTTCTCGCCCTCTCCGCTGCCGGAGTCGTCGCCATGCTGCTCGCCCTCGCCGGAACGCTCTATCCCATCCCCGCCGCGCCCTATAACTGGCTGCCGTATCTCTACCTCGGATACCTGGCGCTGGGGCTTGGCTGGCAGATGATCGCAGGCAAGGGGATAGGGTATAGGGGATAG